In the Acetobacterium sp. KB-1 genome, CGCGTAATCCCGTCAAATGAGACTTAGGGTAAGAAAAAGAACAAACGGATGAAGTTCTGTCAGGTGAAACAGGATCACAATCAAATTAAGTCAGACAATCAAGAGCTGGCAAATATCTTGCGCAGAAAAGAAATAATTGATAAGATAGATAATAGTTATAATGTTAAAACAAAAGATCACACAATAAAATAGAGTCGCAAAAAATCGGTTGCGATGCGTAACTGTTTTTTTTTAGGGAATAAATTAAATTGTAGAGGTAAACAAAAATGACAAAAGAAGATATCGAAAAGAAAATCTCTGCATATCCAATATTTGAATATGCGTTTTTAGACCCGTCAGAAATCAATTTTTATCAGGCGGTGCGTACCATTTGTGAGTTGGAATGCCCCCAATACGGCAAATCCTGGTCCTGTCCACCCGCAGTTGGGACGCTGGAAGAATGCAAACAGCGGTGCCTGAGCTATGATCATGGTTTTATTTTTAGCACCATCTCCGAAGTCAGTGACATTCTCAATATGGACGAAATGCTGGCGACCCGATGTGAGCATTTAGAAATTGTGGAGGAGATTAAGAATAATGTTTTTGGTGAGTATGATGACAAGCTAATTCTAACGGCTGAATCCTGTGCCATCTGTGAGACGTGCGCTTATCCTGATGCGAGCTGTAAGCATCAGGATAAAATGTATCCCTGCGTGGAAAGCCATGCCATCTCGGTGACCGATATTTGCGAGCAGCATAATTTGTCGTTTTTAAACGGCTATAATGTGATTACCTGGTTTGGGATGGTCTTTTTTTAACACCGGGCTTTTCGTGTTTAGCTAAATGGAAAGAACCTGATTGTCAGGTATGTTTAATAGGAGTAATCAAGAAAGCAGGAAAACGATGGATTTATCATTTTTAGGGACGATAACCAATCCGATCACGATTTTTACGCAAGCAGATAAGGCCGTTTATTTAAAAAATCCCGATGACATTGATGATGGCATCCGGGAACTGGTGGATGCTATTAATGCCGTTACGGTATTTTTTACCATGAGCGCTTGTCAGGGATTTTTGATTGAAGAGCAACGGGAGGCGCATTGCCCGGAAACCTATGTAGACTTTTATGTGACTGACGAACAGTATCCACTGGCCAGGCTGTTGCTGGGATCATTGGCCAGCAAGTTTAGTGCGAGCATCGATTGTAAGGTTGTTTATGAAGCGGATTTTGACATTACTGCAGCAGACGAAATCGTGGCCAATGGTATGGTCAAGCTGCGACACAGCATCGAACTCTATGAGTTACCGCCGGAATTAATGAAAAGCACCTATAGGGAGATGGTCGATCATATCCGCAAATTCGCGGAAGCGATAAATAAAACAATTTAAGAATGGTTTGAGGTGTCCACTTAACGACCGTAACAATTGTTAGTACGGGAATGTCCTTTTTAGCAGAATC is a window encoding:
- a CDS encoding DUF2284 domain-containing protein; this encodes MTKEDIEKKISAYPIFEYAFLDPSEINFYQAVRTICELECPQYGKSWSCPPAVGTLEECKQRCLSYDHGFIFSTISEVSDILNMDEMLATRCEHLEIVEEIKNNVFGEYDDKLILTAESCAICETCAYPDASCKHQDKMYPCVESHAISVTDICEQHNLSFLNGYNVITWFGMVFF